A genomic window from Geovibrio ferrireducens includes:
- the extS gene encoding selenite/tellurite reduction operon c-type cytochrome lipoprotein ExtS, translated as MVARALLLLIFLSLPAFPAFASMCVKCHKPHYEKTGSCTVCHRGNSETSRKNIAHSGLITKKYADFIINRQAVSGGGKTIENAHCRRCHVTGGKGNDIAPDLDTESRRKTAETLKDKLMKPTDYMPDFRMNDKTAEDSVRYILNAGGSAKKVSGTAPYVVFITQGKKSAFDGKCGGCHRLLTRKKGGTGHGNTAPNLSGLFSEYYPADTVKMEGGRWNREILIKWIKNPRKIKPDSLMPPILLTPEEEKRITAEFES; from the coding sequence TTGGTCGCTCGTGCCCTTTTACTTCTGATTTTTCTCAGCCTTCCTGCTTTTCCCGCCTTTGCGTCCATGTGCGTGAAATGCCACAAGCCCCATTATGAGAAAACAGGCTCATGCACTGTCTGCCACAGGGGAAACAGTGAAACAAGCCGGAAAAACATAGCCCACAGCGGGCTGATAACAAAGAAATACGCTGACTTCATCATAAACCGTCAGGCTGTCTCCGGCGGCGGAAAAACCATAGAAAACGCCCATTGCAGAAGGTGTCACGTCACAGGGGGCAAGGGTAATGACATAGCCCCTGACCTTGATACCGAAAGCAGACGCAAAACCGCAGAAACACTGAAAGACAAGCTGATGAAACCAACGGACTACATGCCTGATTTCCGTATGAATGACAAGACTGCCGAAGATTCCGTCAGGTATATCCTTAATGCGGGGGGAAGCGCAAAAAAGGTTTCGGGAACAGCCCCTTATGTTGTCTTCATAACTCAGGGCAAAAAGAGCGCTTTTGATGGAAAATGCGGCGGATGCCACAGGCTGCTTACCCGCAAAAAAGGCGGAACAGGGCATGGGAACACCGCACCGAACCTTTCCGGACTGTTCAGCGAATATTACCCCGCTGATACCGTAAAGATGGAAGGCGGAAGATGGAACAGGGAAATACTGATTAAATGGATTAAAAATCCCAGAAAAATAAAGCCGGATTCACTCATGCCGCCGATCCTCCTCACTCCTGAGGAGGAAAAAAGAATAACAGCCGAATTTGAAAGCTGA
- a CDS encoding 4Fe-4S dicluster domain-containing protein produces MSTADKTKKFAMAYIVDRCVDCKACMVACKAEWQVPENDFRTHIDTGIAPAVTERLSMHFLPHQCNHCDHAPCVTVCPTKASHKREDGVVDIDNRKCVGCRYCIPSCPYNARFFNNELGVADKCTFCLPRIYDGLMPACVTTCPGRARVFGDVNDPESEISKALKNAADNRYRVWTLRKDLGTEPNIYYIQK; encoded by the coding sequence ATGAGCACAGCAGATAAAACAAAAAAATTCGCAATGGCATACATAGTGGACAGATGCGTGGACTGCAAAGCATGCATGGTGGCATGCAAGGCGGAATGGCAGGTTCCGGAAAACGATTTCCGCACGCATATAGACACAGGCATAGCCCCGGCAGTGACAGAAAGGCTCAGCATGCACTTTCTTCCCCATCAGTGCAACCACTGCGACCATGCCCCCTGTGTGACGGTCTGCCCCACAAAGGCAAGCCACAAAAGAGAGGACGGAGTTGTGGATATTGACAACCGCAAGTGCGTCGGCTGCCGCTACTGCATCCCCTCCTGCCCCTACAACGCAAGGTTCTTCAATAACGAACTTGGCGTTGCGGACAAGTGCACCTTCTGTCTGCCGAGAATATACGACGGCCTCATGCCCGCATGCGTAACAACATGCCCCGGCAGGGCAAGGGTTTTCGGCGATGTGAACGATCCCGAAAGCGAGATCTCAAAGGCGCTTAAAAACGCCGCAGACAACAGGTACAGAGTCTGGACCCTCCGCAAGGATCTGGGCACTGAGCCTAACATTTATTACATCCAGAAGTAG
- a CDS encoding cytochrome b N-terminal domain-containing protein, which translates to MIKRYLVHLYPKTFSKAAVNGTLFMGGLITALFLSLCVTGILLLFYYSPESSAAYLSIIHLEEKVFGGRFIRAMHLWSSHILLIALALHMVRTIFTGTYAVRPSNWKLGYILFGLLVFEAYTGVLLPMDQLSYWATKTGMELVNVLPFGDFIRRLLTPDDVGGRLSLIRFFAMHIALIPLLCVFLISAHLYNVRRDGGLHPKDDRTKTKSEPYLFNLTWVIAAAAVALPAVLAVVSGAPLEEPADPALPPNPAKSAWFLLWIQEIVSWKAWLFNPFAVLFILYFFLPDFRRKYQPETAVWFAKKDAPVWGITLFLCSAVLVLTAVAMFFRGENWSLVPFYF; encoded by the coding sequence GTGATAAAGCGCTATCTTGTTCATCTATATCCCAAAACATTCAGCAAAGCGGCAGTAAACGGAACTCTCTTTATGGGCGGGCTGATAACCGCTCTCTTTCTCAGCCTGTGCGTAACGGGAATTCTTCTTCTCTTCTATTACTCACCGGAAAGCTCCGCCGCATATTTATCAATCATCCACCTTGAGGAGAAGGTCTTCGGCGGGCGCTTCATCCGCGCAATGCATCTGTGGAGCTCACACATACTGCTCATTGCCCTTGCCCTGCACATGGTGCGCACCATATTCACCGGAACTTACGCTGTCAGGCCTTCCAACTGGAAGCTGGGCTATATCCTCTTCGGTCTTCTGGTTTTTGAGGCCTACACAGGGGTTCTTCTCCCTATGGATCAGCTTTCATACTGGGCCACCAAAACAGGGATGGAGCTTGTAAACGTCCTCCCCTTCGGTGATTTCATCCGCAGACTGCTCACGCCGGACGATGTAGGCGGCAGGCTCTCACTTATAAGGTTTTTCGCCATGCACATAGCCCTCATCCCGCTTCTGTGCGTGTTTCTCATATCCGCCCATCTTTACAATGTCCGCAGGGACGGCGGCCTGCACCCGAAGGATGACAGAACAAAAACAAAGAGCGAGCCCTATCTCTTTAACCTCACATGGGTTATTGCGGCTGCGGCAGTGGCGCTCCCCGCTGTGCTGGCAGTTGTTTCCGGCGCTCCCCTTGAGGAACCGGCAGATCCAGCGCTCCCCCCGAACCCTGCAAAAAGCGCATGGTTCCTGCTGTGGATTCAGGAGATAGTAAGCTGGAAGGCATGGCTGTTCAACCCTTTTGCGGTGCTGTTTATCCTGTATTTCTTTCTGCCTGATTTCCGCAGGAAATATCAGCCGGAAACAGCCGTCTGGTTTGCGAAAAAAGATGCTCCCGTCTGGGGGATCACGCTGTTTCTGTGTTCGGCTGTTCTTGTGCTCACGGCAGTTGCAATGTTTTTCAGAGGTGAGAATTGGTCGCTCGTGCCCTTTTACTTCTGA
- a CDS encoding QcrA and Rieske domain-containing protein, which translates to MTEQKSISRRGFLGRLAALAASAFSLWFIYRFLTPASSGGEILVQAQEADIPEGGAVIFPDKNIAVMRMDGAVSAMSLVCTHLGCTIALDGDRFACPCHGSIFALDGTVIKGPAERRLDTYRTETADGMITVFRQVNA; encoded by the coding sequence ATGACAGAGCAAAAAAGCATCTCCAGAAGAGGATTTCTGGGCAGGCTTGCGGCACTGGCCGCTTCCGCCTTTTCCCTCTGGTTTATTTACAGATTCCTCACCCCTGCGAGTTCAGGCGGCGAAATACTGGTTCAGGCTCAGGAAGCCGACATACCCGAAGGGGGAGCGGTTATCTTTCCCGATAAAAATATAGCCGTGATGCGGATGGACGGCGCTGTGAGCGCAATGTCACTGGTATGCACCCATCTGGGCTGCACAATAGCCCTCGACGGCGACAGGTTCGCCTGCCCATGCCACGGAAGCATATTCGCCCTTGACGGAACAGTGATAAAAGGCCCGGCTGAACGCAGACTTGACACATACAGAACAGAAACCGCAGACGGCATGATAACCGTATTCAGACAGGTGAACGCGTGA
- the nrfD gene encoding NrfD/PsrC family molybdoenzyme membrane anchor subunit, whose protein sequence is MEFQTGFHWYIAVYLFLAGVGAGSIVVASLADMYDRQKYISFIKAASVIGMPLVSIGIFFLYIDLGQGMYKPWLLALLFVNPTSAIMWGTLILTIFTILSLIYGAYNLGILDWFIKKAGFLKIFRSLAASGFMNWALIITGILTAGYTAVLLGVLKAIPFWHQTALPILFIISASSTGISGAMVVKELFFKEEAHLAKIETTHFYLIMLEILLLIGMMLIALQGVPEMRFSALALLTGEFAVEFWVFLVLLGLVVPAFVFAFVEAGKLHISGGKLVFFELLVLAGGYFLRHLILHAGVYTQKFTDYIMIHY, encoded by the coding sequence ATGGAATTTCAGACAGGCTTCCATTGGTACATAGCGGTTTATCTGTTCCTCGCGGGTGTGGGTGCGGGCTCCATAGTTGTCGCCTCCCTCGCGGATATGTACGACAGACAGAAATATATATCATTCATAAAAGCGGCAAGCGTGATAGGCATGCCCCTTGTTTCCATAGGTATATTCTTCCTTTACATCGACCTCGGTCAGGGAATGTACAAGCCGTGGCTCCTTGCGCTGCTGTTTGTAAACCCAACATCTGCGATCATGTGGGGTACGCTTATACTTACTATCTTCACAATACTTTCGCTGATCTACGGTGCTTATAACCTCGGCATACTCGACTGGTTCATCAAAAAAGCGGGATTCCTGAAAATATTCAGATCCCTCGCCGCAAGCGGCTTCATGAACTGGGCGCTGATCATCACAGGCATACTCACCGCGGGCTACACGGCGGTTCTCCTCGGCGTGCTTAAGGCAATCCCCTTCTGGCACCAGACAGCCCTGCCCATACTCTTCATCATATCCGCCTCATCCACGGGAATTTCAGGTGCGATGGTGGTGAAGGAGCTCTTCTTCAAGGAGGAGGCTCATCTGGCGAAAATAGAAACCACTCACTTCTACCTGATAATGCTTGAAATCCTGCTGCTCATAGGCATGATGCTCATAGCTCTTCAGGGTGTGCCTGAAATGAGGTTTTCAGCCCTTGCGCTCCTCACCGGAGAATTCGCGGTTGAGTTCTGGGTGTTCCTTGTGCTTCTTGGGCTTGTGGTTCCGGCTTTTGTCTTTGCCTTTGTTGAGGCGGGCAAACTCCACATCAGCGGCGGCAAGCTTGTTTTCTTTGAGCTGCTTGTACTCGCCGGCGGTTACTTTCTGCGTCATCTCATACTCCACGCAGGTGTTTACACACAGAAATTTACCGACTATATTATGATTCATTACTGA